In the Trichoderma atroviride chromosome 4, complete sequence genome, TCCCGTACCATTGCGATCATATGGCGTAGCAATCGTATCACCGTCTCGAAAGAATCTCACTGAGCAAGAGGTCAGGATTTGGCTCTTCCTTACTTTGACGGTTTTCTCGCTGTAAACAAGCTCGTTTGGTCGCGCGTTTGGTGCGTTTGAATCAACCAGTCTACGGCGTAGAAGTCGTCTGAACTTATAAACTCTGGCGCTGCCTTCTCTAGCCAAGCCGATGTATTCACAGGGCTCCGAAACGTCGCTCTTCAAGTCTAGGTGCAGCAAATATGTCTCTCCGGGTTGATATGCCGGCGCGGAGGCCGTCTTTGGTTGCTGTACCCCAGTATGCTCGCACCACAGGTGGCTTTCCTTCAACGTCACCCATCTTCGTTCTTCCTGGAGATAGGTTTGCCGGCAGAAGAACTCTGcttttgttgttgatgttgcccAGAATTCGACGTCGTGAACGCCGAGaatctcgtcttcgtcgaTTTTGGAGGGTTCCGAGCAAGAACAGTGGTCGGAGAGGAATAGCTCATTGTTCCATGGATATTTCATCAAGCCGCAGAGGGTGTCTACCGGTCGATAGTACCAAATCACATCGAATGTGCGCAGTCCTTTTCTGTCAACGTGAACAGATTGCACCCGGGCGAACCATCGGTCCACATCTGAGAAACCCTTGGAGAGCTCTCTCTTCCATATCGTGCCGGACGCTACATCATCCCTGTGCGTCGAAATGGTATCGCCAGGCTTGATGTTATTGATAGTCTCTTGTGATGGCGCAACAAGGTCTTTCGCAGCGTGGTGTAAACTCGACGGGTATTCCAAGTGCCGTTGACGGATCAATTCATTGCGAAGCTTAGTAGTCTTGAGGCTCAAGGGAATAACCTGAAGACGATCGCCAAACGGCAAATGTTCAAAGCAATCGTATATGTACTGAGTAACGATCGTTGGGGGATCCGCCACCGCAGGCAAGCTCTTAAACAGCTGAAAGTCCAAAACTTCAGCCCATATCGTGTGAAGGCAAGCTTTCGGGTGACTCAACACCCCTACAGCCTCCTTGTAGAGAAATTTGATGTTGGCAACAACCGAAGTCCGATAGTCCTCGCTTGGGTGTTGGCTCAACCACTCCAGAAACTCCGGCGCTCCCCTgtggctcttcttcagccacgCAACAAAAGTCGATCGAAAGTGATGAATGGAAACCTTGCGCCCGTTTTCCGCCATGATGAAAAGAAAGTCCACAAAATGCTTCGCCAAGTCGGCAACCCATAAAAAGGGGTAAAAGAAACGCCCGTATTCCCGTGCCGGTTTTCCCAATTTGTAAAATAACGCCTGTTTAGAACCCAATGGGGACTGTAGCCAAATGCTGCCCCGGACAGTGTGCTTCGAGACCGAGCCGTAGTTGCCAATGGGAACCGCAGCTATCTGAATCCGACGCACATATACTTTTTCGTTGCCAATGCCGAGCACGCCGTCAAAAAAGAAGTTGCCATGTCTTATTTTTGTGTTTAGGTGGTGGAGAGACCGCATCTCTTCCGGATAATCAGGGGTATCGAGGTAGATTGAAAAGTCACTGAGAAGTATCTCTTTGAAATCTTGTGCGCATTCATCTGTTTTCGATGCATCCATATATGGCGAGAGTTTTTGAAGTGCTCTCCACTCGGACATGATTGACATGCCATTAGGGGGGTTCGAAGTCTTTATAGCTGGATTTTGGTGCGGATAGAATGCATTCATGTATATCAACACTCAAAAGTGTAGTTGAAGATGGGTTTCCAGTCGAGTATAGTTGTCGAACGCTCTGACTGGGACCAGTTGATAGAGGATCAGTCGCTTCAGAGTCCTGAATGGTCGAGCAAAACGAAGGTGGTGAGCTGGGAGGAGACAAGAATTGGTTTGGCTTGATCGGACCAGTAAGAGCCTTTTTTCCATCCAATGGGATTTCGTCCAAGTCAAAAGGCGGTAGTCGATGACGATTGAAAGACTCTGGCGATGCTGAGCCGCGGATGCTGAAACTTGAGACGGTAGCGCGCCAGGCATCGATCCTAGAAGCATTGCTTCTGCTGGAAATCccatctttctctttcttcatgATAATCCTCTTTCTTGGTGAGGCAACCAGCTTCTGAGCTGTGCCACCGGACACTGCGGCGTACTCCATTTCTCCTTTTCCAAACCCCTTTCCAAATCTCAAAAAACAGACAGCGAAACCGAGCCTTGATATTCAGCCACGAAAGTAAGCAAAAGCGAGTAGATGTTGATTATGGCGAAAATAAAGCAGAAGATGACTCCCAAACCGATGGTATAACTCCCAATGAGATCCCAAAATGaccaaaagaacaaagaaaaggggaaatGTCAAAACCTCAAATCCCCATCAAAATCCCGTAAAGTTTGCAAAATGACCAAgatggaaaacaaaaagtaaAACGAATCAAGCCCAAATCGCATATATGCAACTGAGAAAAGAATTtaaggggaaaaaaggcgGAGTGATAATTCAGAAATGTGTACTGCCAGCTGCTCGCAGATGCAAAGGTGAAAGACCTCTTTGTTCTTAGGAGCGATGGCTATTTTTGGCGGTTTGACATGCTTTCTTGGTTAAGCATTGGCTTTGTgtaaagaaagaagaagaagaagaggttgaaagAGgattgaaaaaagaagacgccgaaGAATTTGACTAAAAATAAAGTCAACGAACCATCCCATGATACGTGCAGAGTCAGGTAAAAGTGAGATCAAGGTCACCCACACAGCACCTATTATTTGATAACACCACAATAGGACAATTAGTCTCAATAGCTTAATGCATGCTCAATCAGATCAAATACCCTGATTGTTTATAAGTACAAAAATATCGCTCTCAAGTTCATGTCGCTCGAGTGTATGTATTGAATGTCCGTCCCATCCTAAAGAACGCCCTGTATGCATTTCCCATCAAGCCCACGACACGATAGATCCCATCTTGCCCATTGTCCCGAAAAATGATATTACGTATCTAATCCCTTAATTTTCATCGTTTTCTTCGGAACCGACTATTGTAGCCTGGCCCACCTTTGGCACCGTTGTTCCGTAGCTTCAGCCTTTGGAAGTTTGCATGTGCCAGCTGGTTCACTTTGCGGGTCGCCTTCTTTACCACGCCTTCTTCCTTGGcgggcttcttcgccttcttcgcaGTATTCGCAGTATTCGCAGTATTCGCATCCTGGGtatcatctccatcttcaaactCGCCATCAGACTCGCCTGCGACATCTGATTTGCCAACATGAGCTTGGGTATCTGGAATAGTGTCttgaccatcttcatcttcattttcgtCACTCCCATTCTCCTCAGCTAGGTTCGTTGGTCGCTTGGTTCGAACTGGCCGCATGTTTACTCGTCGCGTTGTTCTCTTCTgccccttcttcttgaaaaCCCTCATTGGCCGTCCGTCACGATCCACGGCATCTTCTGTAGGGCTATCATACAACCCCTCATCATCGAACCCACCCAAGGGCAGCTGTTTAGCCTGGCTATCCGGCTCCAATATGTCTTGCTTCGGCTCCGGCTTTTGTATTTTGATCGTAGGCTGAGGGGGACCGCCGGATTCCATTTCGGCCTCGACTTCGCGCAGTGCCTCGAGGTCGTCATCCAGCTGTTCCTCCTCGACTCTTCGAAGGCTGGCTACAATTTCGCTGAGGCCACGAACCAGAGGCTTTCGCGGCAGCCGTAGAGGCGGAGCATCGAATTTTGTGTTCTCGTCCAGTGTTGGAAGTGAGTGCCTCTTTAAAAATGCTGGCGTGTCAAACTGAAGCTTGGATACGGACGTGGGCGTTCCGGCCATATTCTGTccgtctctcttcttcattggcGTCGAAAAGAGCTTTCGTTTGCTGGCAGAGCTTGGAGTAAGTCCTAGTTTGGCTATAGCATCTTCGCCCAAGTGACTTTTGCGTCTGCTAGGAGTTGCATGGGAACTAGCAGGGCGACCCATCTCCTTCACGCCCTTCAACGGGCTCTTGAATTCTTTTTCCACCAATAGATCAAACAACCCGAGGACCTTGCCATCCCGCTGAGGTGTCGGCCCAATTGCTGTCACCGGCGCAGGGCTAAAAAGTTTCCTGGAGATAGCCGGGCTGTTCATGTATTCGTCGCCGTTCGGGGCCAGTCGCTTCGAAGGGGTCTCGGCATGTTTTGCTCGCTTCATTGGAGTCTCGGCTGCCGGCCTGGGAACTGCTTTGCGTTTGTCATGCTTGCTTTTTGAGATCGAGACGTCTGAAGGAGGAGCTAGCTTTCCAGATATTATGTCGCGAAGCTTGTTATAGTCTTTATATTTCTGGGCTTTTATATCTTTAGCGAGGGCAGATTATAGGCAGGCAGTTAACATGCAAGCTTACCCATATCAGGATTGTTCTTGATATCCTCTCTGCCTGGCTTCTTCCCGCCATGCGTCTTTGCCCAATCGCCCTCCCATTGCTTCAGATCAGCCCGCACTCTCTGAGCTCTAGCTTCATactctctttttgctgtctCTTCCATTGTGGCGTCGACAGCTCAATCCACCGAGGTATACACCAATTGAATTCGAAGGCGATGAATCAGGATATCAAAAGCGACATGTCTTTTACAAGGACGCTCGCAAATGCCGAAAATGACCAGAGcaggaaagagaagcaggctTGAATATCAACATAAACAGACCCAAAGAGCCGGAGAGGATTTGTTTTGTATACTTGAATCCTCGTCGAAAAGCGTCATGTGGGGAACTGCAAGTCGCGCATGCAAGCGCGCTGCCTGTCATTAGAAAAGCGCGTCTTGCAGAAGCACTTAAGAACAGCCGCCACCGCCACAGGCCAACCCCACTGAAGACGCCCTGTGCTACAGGCTGTCGATTGCCCCACTAAGCTACGAGCAGAGTCGATATCGCAACTTCTCCCAGAGGTAGGTAATTCTTCTCTTACATCCTCCCACGACAGCTTCATCGCATCGTTTCTATCGTCGCGCTGACCCATGGAAAGCGGGCCAACTAACGAAAATGACGAAATATATTGCAGGATCCTGCAGAATACACTGCAAGAGGTGGCTGCAAGAGAACAGTCGGATAACGCCGCCACGTGCTGTGTCATCTGTCTAGACACTGTCAGCGATGCCTGCGAACTTTTGCCATGCGGGCATGACAGTTTTGACTATCTTTGTATCTTGAACTGGCTCTATGACAAACCTCTATGTCCCCTCTGCAAGGGGGTTGTAGCCAAGGTACAACGAGGGCCCCCTGAACACCGAGAAACAACCATTATAGAACCGAAACCACAGCCGTCTCCAACTAGGACGTACTCCCATCAGTCATCATTTCCACGCCCTAGAGCCAGAGCGACGAGGACACCTCGATTTACGACCCAGAATGATGCCGCAGAAAGAGTACAAACCCTTCGACGTGACGTTTACCTACAAAAGAGATTCTCAAAGCATGTTGGCTCCAACCGGCTCTCTCTATATCGGGAGCTGACACCGAGACTCTTCTGCCGTGATGAGCATCTTGTGTCTCGAGCACGCATGTGGATCCGTCGCGAACTGCAGGTGTTTTCATTTCTCACGGCTGAGGAgcctactgctgctactgctactacttctGCCGCCTCTCGTCCAGACGAATCCCAAGCGCGGCGGAGAGCAAACAACGCCGAATTCTTGTTGGAGTATATTATTGCCATCCTGAAGTCTGTGGACATCATGGGCAGCGCCGGTCAAGCCGAGGACATGCTATCAGATTTCCTTGGCCGAGATAATACGCGGGTGTTTCTGCACGAGCTACGATCATGGCTAAGAAGTCCATTCGCAAAGCTCGAAGACTGGGATCGAGCAGTGCAATATGATCCGGTTCCATCAGAGGAGTCTCCATCCAGGCCGGCGCCAGCCCGGAACCGAAATGAGGGTGCGCCTCAAATGCGGCACACTCAGAACCAAATGCGATCCGGAGGGGACTATTACCGCCCTGGACCAGCTCGAGGTTCCCGTGAAGAGATGCAGAAATCAAGGCGTGAGCCATATGCACACGGCAGGCGAAGAAATGAAAGAGGCGCTTAGGGAGTGACCATTCATGTGGAACATCAAGCTTGTACATACATGGGGCAGGCGTACTTGAAGTTACTTTGGCTACACAATAGAAGGAATTGATACCCACGTCATTATATAGGCGATTAAACAAGGAGTTTTTAGGCATCTTCATAATAGAGTTATATTCAGTTTGATTCACAGAGCTAGTCGTGCGGGAAGTTTGAAGATTGTCTGCCTGGCCCATTTCTCAGCTGAGCGGCGGAAAATGCAGCGCCACTTCCCAGTAGTTTTCCGCAAGAGATCCGATCCATGCAAGTCCACCAAACGACAGACGAGCTGGACACGCAATCGGCTTTAAACTGAAACTCAGGTTCGTCCAGGCAACCAATATTCACTACAGCTACTTGTTTATTTGATTTAGTTATTAGATCAATGAATGTGTAGGACGaagaatatttaaaagtCTAGGCATCTCCAGCCCGTATTCTTTCGTACTTTTATCATGATATTCAGCTTCTCATTAACAAAATCTCCTATTCTCTTATTTCAAAAGTAGAAAAAGGGTAATTTTAGTTACTTATTCTAGCCTCTACTACCCCTACTACCTCTACCATGGCAAACTACGACATCCAAATCATTTCCGACACCGTCTGTCCCTTCTGCTACCTCGCCCGAGCCCGTCTCAGTCGTGCCATTGCCCTCTTCAAGAAAACCGTCCCCAACGCATCCTCGTCCACATTCACCATCCGATGGCACGCCTTCCAGCTGGACAAGTCCATCCCGCACGGCCAATCCACCAGCGTCCAGGACATTGCCGTGTCACGCTTCGGCGCCGACCGTCTCGCTGCCAAACGCGCGCGGATGGCGCAGATGGGCGACCAGGAGGGCTTTGGGTTTACGTTTAGCGGAAGGATTGGCAACACGAGGGACTCGCATAGGTTGTCGCATTTGGGACGGGAGCTGGGTGGGCACGAGTTGGAAGACAGGGTGCaaatggccatgatgaagatgttttTCGAGGAGGGCGGCGATATCACGAGCCATGAGGATTTGGTCGCTGCGGCGGAGAAGGCTGGGATTGAGAGGGACGTGGCGAGGAAGTGGCTTGAGGATGGGTCTGGAGGTGAGCAAGTTGATCGGGAAgtcgaggagatggagaagttGGGGATGAAGGGCGTGCCGAAGATTATGGTGGATGGCAAGTTTGTGATTGAGGGTGCGGATGATGTGACGGCCATGTTTGAGCAGCTTTACAGggcaaaggaggagaaggagaagagtgaGAGTCTAGTGTAGAATCTTATATAGAGGCAAGCACGCTATCGCTTATATATTTTGGGGGTATCACAATTCTTTTTTGGCCTTTTATATCCATACGCATTCGTTACATGTTTCTCAGCCCTCCAATATCCCTCTCCATGGACTTTAGCCTCGCCTGCAACTCCCTCTTTttcgtctccatctgcttggcctcctcttcctctctccgTAAATCCTCCTCCGTCCACCCATCACTACCGCCTTGCTGAGCCTCATCCGCTTCCTGCTCCTTGTCCCTATCCTGATCCATCCAGTCCTTACTCATACTCGCCAGCTGCTCAGCCTGCTCAGCCACTCTCGCCTCATAATAAGCCGTTGTGTTCTTCCCATTGCGGTACCTGGCCCGCAACGCCACAATGCGCTCGCGAGCCCCCGGCAATTCATACACTCCGCAGAGCTTCTCGGCGCCGCGCAGGAGCACTTCCACGTCCAGGTCGCCCTTGCGGTCTGTCTCTCCTCGCCGGAGCTGTTCGTGCATCTCGCCGCCTAGGACAGCGGCCACGGCGGTTCGGCGATGAGGCGCCCCTCGCGTCGGCGGGCCTGTCGTTACTTCGCCCGAGGCGACGTTGAAGACTGTTTGCCGGCGGttcttgggcttggcttCGGTTTCGGCTTCGGACGGCTTGGGGAGTTTCGATGCTGTGGTAGCGGCTGGAGGTGGAGGGGGCACGGAGAATAGAGCGCGTTCGTGAGCCTCGGTGTCTCGGATTAGGGACGTGATGTCGTTGTTGGAGAGCATTGCGTTGGTGAATATTTTCGGAGGTGGGAATCTTGGCAGGTCTAGTAAGCAAAGGGCTGTTCATTTCTTAataagaggaaaaaaaaagggcattGTATCTTACGGAAGCGAGTCAATTCCCTGACATGAGCTTTGTATTTGCTCGAGGTGAACCGACATCAGAGTCGAGTCCATGGCTTCTGTTGGCCTCGCACGACGCGTTTGGTGCAATGAGGACAATGTTGTGGTTTTTTTCAGGTGGCAGCAAGAGCTATATGAGAGACTTTGAGGCgcaaaaaagccaaagaacGCCTGTACCCAGGTAGTGGTGGCTGTCTGTCGTGGGATATTTTTGATGATGCGAGATTGATAGCGATAGCTCAGGTCCCTTGGTCGTCATAACAAAGTGCCCCACCAAGATCTGTGGCGGCTTGGAGCTCCGGACAGCAGTCCACAGCGGGGCTTTATCAACTGTGTTCCCACTGCATGATAAAGCTCATGAGCATAAACAAGGGAAAAGGTATCCAGCACCCCGGCTGTAGAGCGACAAGCCAGCTAATCCATGTATTCAAATACACCACTGCTAAATATAATTCAAGTAGCATCAGTtgcatcagtagcatcagtagaAGTAATAGCAGttatagcagtagtagccCACGCTTTAGCtagagtgctggataactcTTCCCATAAACAACTTCTGAGCAAAGCCCGGGTAAACAGTAGGAATTTTGTCTATTGTCTATCAAGCGTGAGTCTGAACGATGCATCTCTCAGCAATATATGAGTATCGAAATGTCAAGCTAGTCTGCCTCCATCTACCCTCTAGtctgaaaaaagaaagaatgagaaaaaaaaaatataaatgATGCAAGCGCAGTAATCTATAAAGGtatcaaaagaagaaaaccgTTCGGTACATGCTGAAATGTAAAAATGACTGACGCAGCGGCGACCAAGTTGGGGCACCTTGTGCCTTTGATTTTGCTTTCTCGGCTATCCAGGTAATTGATCTTGTATATTCACCGTGCCGTAATAAGTAAATGTCGGCTTCCCATGTGAACTTTGCTTGAGGCTTCAACGTGCCTCTCTAATATGCTCGTTACATTATTCGTCATCATGTATAGTAAAGCAGGCTCGCTGTCTAATAACCATGAATGTTCTCCGGTGAGAACTCTTGAAatttttttgttccttttttgctttgacttttttaTTGGTGTGTCATGATTtgtttcttgctcttcatcaactCGAGTCAGTGTCCATAACATCCATTGCATGGCGTGGCAGCTCCTGTGCAAGGCGCATCTCGTTGGCATATTCATCCTCGCTCGAATTGGgctcctccagctcatcaATTCGAGGGGCGGGAGGATCCTGGAATAGTAAGCTCCCGCGGTGGACCCTCTTGTGGAATCGCCGAGCACTGGAGCCGGCCTCGTTTACGTCGAGAGCGCAGTCATTGTCGTCCGAGTCGCTCAACTCGCTGTGCGTCCTCTTACCGAAGCTGCTCGACATGCTCACTCTTCGAATGCGCTTCAGCTCCTGTTGCCTTCTCCTAAACTCCgactcttcgtcatcttcgtcagcttcaatctcatcatcggATGCCTCGTTGCTGCAGTTGAGGTTCTCCAGGTCTTGCATCATGTCCTGATCCAGATCCTTCTGCTGAGACGCAGACTGGCTTGGAGGCGACTCGGCATCGGATTCACTCTCAATCTCAGTGGGGTAGACGACATCCAGGCCTTCCCACTCACTGTCCATCGGATCCATATCCTCAATCGTAAAGTCAATCGCAAAGCCACAGGCCTCAGGGATGCCTGTCGGGCCGTGCGCAAGCCTTGCTCGCTTAAGCTTGTCTGGCTCCGCCTCGCAATCAGCCTCAGACTCATATTCCGATTCTGCATCGGCATCTCCAGATGCATCCAGCTCATGCGATGCCAGGGCATTCATTTCAGCCGAAGCGCGTAGCAATTGCTGCACCGCCGAGGTTGACAGGCTGACAACGCTAGCGCTGTCGGAAGAATCGCCACCAATCGAATGTCCCTTGTCGGCTTcggacgaagatgacgatcGCGGGCTCAATTGCTCCAGCGGGCGGTAGCTGAACTGATGGCCGCTCCCATATGGCCTGATGTTTGGGTCTTGAGCAAGAGAATTCGCCAGGAGGTAAATTGCCGCTTGGTTGTCCTTGCGGGGGAAGTCTGGCGAGGTGACAGGAGTGTCGGGCGGTGAAGCTGGGTCGCCGGTCTGCAGCGCGACCAGATGGGCTGGCGACAGCTTCAAatttggcgttgaagaccGCCTTCGCGAACTTCTGCCGTGTCGATTCATGGTTGTGCGCCGCGAAAATGGTGATGGAGGTGGAGAGAAACGTagatgagcagcttcagTCCGTGTGAAACGTATGACTGAATGAGTCGCCGGGGGggc is a window encoding:
- a CDS encoding uncharacterized protein (EggNog:ENOG41) encodes the protein MEETAKREYEARAQRVRADLKQWEGDWAKTHGGKKPGREDIKNNPDMAQKYKDYNKLRDIISGKLAPPSDVSISKSKHDKRKAVPRPAAETPMKRAKHAETPSKRLAPNGDEYMNSPAISRKLFSPAPVTAIGPTPQRDGKVLGLFDLLVEKEFKSPLKGVKEMGRPASSHATPSRRKSHLGEDAIAKLGLTPSSASKRKLFSTPMKKRDGQNMAGTPTSVSKLQFDTPAFLKRHSLPTLDENTKFDAPPLRLPRKPLVRGLSEIVASLRRVEEEQLDDDLEALREVEAEMESGGPPQPTIKIQKPEPKQDILEPDSQAKQLPLGGFDDEGLYDSPTEDAVDRDGRPMRVFKKKGQKRTTRRVNMRPVRTKRPTNLAEENGSDENEDEDGQDTIPDTQAHVGKSDVAGESDGEFEDGDDTQDANTANTANTAKKAKKPAKEEGVVKKATRKVNQLAHANFQRLKLRNNGAKGGPGYNSRFRRKR
- a CDS encoding uncharacterized protein (EggNog:ENOG41), whose amino-acid sequence is MANYDIQIISDTVCPFCYLARARLSRAIALFKKTVPNASSSTFTIRWHAFQLDKSIPHGQSTSVQDIAVSRFGADRLAAKRARMAQMGDQEGFGFTFSGRIGNTRDSHRLSHLGRELGGHELEDRVQMAMMKMFFEEGGDITSHEDLVAAAEKAGIERDVARKWLEDGSGGEQVDREVEEMEKLGMKGVPKIMVDGKFVIEGADDVTAMFEQLYRAKEEKEKSESLV
- a CDS encoding uncharacterized protein (EggNog:ENOG41); translated protein: MDSTLMSVHLEQIQSSCQGIDSLPFPPPKIFTNAMLSNNDITSLIRDTEAHERALFSVPPPPPAATTASKLPKPSEAETEAKPKNRRQTVFNVASGEVTTGPPTRGAPHRRTAVAAVLGGEMHEQLRRGETDRKGDLDVEVLLRGAEKLCGVYELPGARERIVALRARYRNGKNTTAYYEARVAEQAEQLASMSKDWMDQDRDKEQEADEAQQGGSDGWTEEDLRREEEEAKQMETKKRELQARLKSMERDIGGLRNM
- a CDS encoding uncharacterized protein (EggNog:ENOG41); the protein is MNRHGRSSRRRSSTPNLKLSPAHLVALQTGDPASPPDTPVTSPDFPRKDNQAAIYLLANSLAQDPNIRPYGSGHQFSYRPLEQLSPRSSSSSEADKGHSIGGDSSDSASVVSLSTSAVQQLLRASAEMNALASHELDASGDADAESEYESEADCEAEPDKLKRARLAHGPTGIPEACGFAIDFTIEDMDPMDSEWEGLDVVYPTEIESESDAESPPSQSASQQKDLDQDMMQDLENLNCSNEASDDEIEADEDDEESEFRRRQQELKRIRRVSMSSSFGKRTHSELSDSDDNDCALDVNEAGSSARRFHKRVHRGSLLFQDPPAPRIDELEEPNSSEDEYANEMRLAQELPRHAMDVMDTDSS